In Paraburkholderia terrae, a genomic segment contains:
- a CDS encoding Dps family protein, with amino-acid sequence MSHSYVFVDATPAAQFRPFSEHAVEDISSHLNPLLADVFALYLKTKNFHWRMFGPQFRDCHLLLEEQGERIFEITDAIAERVRMIGGTTLHSISDISRLQRLAESDVPALPPQQMLAELRADNLRLAAFMLSAHAACEKHHDVATASLLENWIADAQRRAWILLEAMR; translated from the coding sequence ATGTCCCATTCTTATGTCTTCGTCGACGCAACACCCGCCGCGCAGTTCAGGCCTTTCAGCGAACACGCTGTCGAGGATATTTCGTCGCACCTGAACCCGTTGCTCGCCGATGTGTTCGCGCTGTATCTCAAGACGAAGAACTTTCATTGGCGCATGTTCGGTCCGCAGTTCCGCGACTGTCATCTGCTGCTTGAGGAACAAGGCGAGCGGATCTTCGAAATCACCGATGCGATTGCCGAACGCGTGCGCATGATCGGCGGCACGACGCTGCATTCGATCAGCGATATCTCGCGCCTGCAACGGCTCGCCGAAAGTGATGTGCCCGCCCTGCCGCCGCAACAGATGCTCGCCGAGTTGCGCGCGGACAACCTGCGGCTCGCGGCTTTCATGCTGAGCGCGCACGCGGCCTGCGAAAAGCATCACGACGTCGCGACGGCGAGCCTGCTGGAGAACTGGATCGCCGACGCGCAGCGGCGCGCGTGGATTCTCCTCGAAGCGATGCGTTAA
- a CDS encoding HD domain-containing protein has translation MNKNVAGVDIPDGVLARAAFEHVRGIEPELLLRHALRVFLFAALIGCKDALAFDMELLYVSALFHNVGLNERYRHSPNRFEIDSANAAREFLRSHRTDESATAQVWTAIALHTTPGIPEHMSPLVALLSAGVHMDVRGARYHEFMAQQRDDIVQAFPRERGFKTKLIEAYARGMEHRPETTFGTVNADVLDRWDPDYRRLNFCGLVLGSEWPH, from the coding sequence ATGAACAAGAACGTTGCCGGCGTCGACATTCCCGACGGCGTGCTGGCTCGCGCGGCTTTCGAGCATGTTCGCGGTATCGAACCCGAGTTGTTGTTGCGTCACGCGCTGCGCGTGTTTCTGTTCGCTGCGTTGATAGGCTGCAAAGACGCGCTCGCATTCGATATGGAACTGCTGTACGTCAGCGCGCTTTTTCACAACGTCGGGCTGAACGAGCGGTATCGCCATTCGCCGAACCGCTTCGAGATCGACAGCGCAAACGCGGCGCGTGAGTTTCTGCGCAGTCATCGCACCGACGAATCCGCGACGGCGCAAGTGTGGACCGCGATCGCGCTGCATACCACGCCGGGCATTCCCGAACACATGTCGCCGCTCGTCGCGCTGCTCAGCGCCGGCGTCCACATGGACGTGCGCGGCGCGCGCTATCACGAGTTCATGGCGCAGCAGCGCGACGACATCGTGCAGGCGTTTCCGCGCGAACGCGGCTTCAAGACGAAGCTGATCGAAGCGTACGCGCGCGGCATGGAGCATCGCCCCGAAACGACGTTCGGCACGGTCAACGCGGACGTGCTCGACAGATGGGACCCGGACTACCGGCGCCTGAATTTTTGCGGGCTGGTGCTGGGATCGGAGTGGCCCCACTAG
- a CDS encoding LysR family transcriptional regulator, whose amino-acid sequence MADIVGSMRVFARVVETGSFTAVAKENDVTAAQISRAVTTLEEQLQTALLHRTTRHLSLTEAGTRFYERAKAILADLDAATDEARNASMSPAGKVRLHCAPGLAQSTVAAALVSYQRAYPHVSVELKIEQSMPNLVEDGYDVSLISATQLPDSAYVAQSLGSAWSLMVASPGYVKQHGMPLTPDDLAAHTLLKLETPVSPADEWHLESAHDTQVITLAHAPLQVNAPDVMRAMLLDGAGIGTLATYSAVDDLISGNLVRVLPQYRLKPFTVYAVYPSRRYLEAKVRTLLDHLRSTLTPALESARERIDAVSRTVEPAAKRA is encoded by the coding sequence ATGGCAGATATCGTCGGCAGCATGCGCGTATTCGCGCGGGTGGTCGAGACGGGTTCGTTCACCGCGGTTGCGAAAGAGAACGACGTAACGGCCGCGCAGATTTCGCGCGCGGTCACGACGCTCGAAGAGCAGTTGCAGACGGCGCTGCTGCATCGCACGACACGCCACCTTTCGCTGACGGAAGCGGGCACCCGCTTCTACGAACGCGCGAAGGCGATCCTCGCGGACCTCGATGCGGCAACAGACGAGGCACGCAACGCGAGCATGTCGCCAGCAGGCAAGGTGCGGCTGCATTGCGCGCCTGGCCTTGCGCAAAGCACGGTGGCGGCGGCGCTGGTCAGCTACCAGCGCGCGTACCCTCATGTATCCGTCGAGCTGAAGATCGAACAGAGCATGCCGAATCTTGTCGAGGACGGCTATGACGTCTCATTGATCTCGGCGACGCAGCTTCCCGATTCCGCCTATGTCGCGCAGTCGCTCGGTTCCGCGTGGTCGTTGATGGTCGCTTCGCCCGGCTACGTGAAGCAGCACGGCATGCCGCTCACGCCCGACGACCTCGCCGCGCATACGCTGCTCAAGCTCGAAACACCCGTTTCGCCGGCCGACGAATGGCACCTCGAAAGCGCGCATGACACTCAGGTGATCACCCTCGCGCACGCGCCGCTGCAGGTCAACGCGCCCGACGTGATGCGCGCAATGCTGCTCGACGGTGCGGGTATCGGTACGCTCGCAACGTATTCCGCTGTCGACGATCTCATCTCCGGCAATCTGGTACGTGTGTTGCCGCAGTACAGGCTCAAGCCGTTCACGGTGTACGCCGTGTATCCTTCGCGGCGCTATCTGGAGGCGAAAGTCCGCACGTTGCTAGATCACTTGCGTTCGACGTTGACGCCCGCGCTCGAAAGCGCCCGCGAACGTATCGACGCCGTGAGCCGCACAGTGGAGCCCGCTGCAAAACGGGCCTGA
- a CDS encoding AraC family transcriptional regulator codes for MTTTLIDLPAPLADVVSRRQASPIVAEQQWRRMNASTHDAATQRDNVVVMRWTHCGDAPLEVSNEGSVADHCIGLNLKCAALTFDHAGRRLVHGRLTAGAVQVTAPGVPTRAVFSSSADVLHLFVSQQVLAECYQDLFQHSRDADIVLDDPDLIRDPVLERLGQALAVSQSNDAALGKMFTDSVSLAIVSHVVGRHFAGATRRSREAAPLPQWRMNRVIEFVEAHLAEPIGLADIAASAGLTRMHFAAQFRRATGVRPHEYLLRRRVEHAQHLLVTSKHNVMDVALSCGFRSQAHFTTVFKKFVGETPHRWKEKTSDAR; via the coding sequence ATGACCACCACACTGATCGACCTGCCCGCTCCGCTTGCCGATGTCGTGTCGCGCCGCCAGGCATCCCCCATCGTCGCCGAGCAGCAATGGCGCCGCATGAACGCGTCCACGCACGACGCCGCGACACAGCGCGACAACGTCGTCGTCATGCGCTGGACCCACTGCGGCGACGCGCCGCTCGAAGTGTCGAATGAAGGCAGTGTCGCCGATCACTGCATCGGCCTGAACCTGAAGTGCGCGGCGCTCACCTTCGATCACGCCGGTCGCCGGCTCGTACACGGCCGTCTGACGGCAGGCGCCGTTCAGGTCACCGCGCCGGGCGTGCCGACCCGCGCCGTGTTCTCGTCGTCCGCTGATGTGCTTCATCTGTTCGTGTCGCAGCAGGTGCTCGCCGAGTGCTATCAGGACCTGTTCCAGCACTCGCGCGACGCCGACATCGTGCTCGACGATCCCGATCTGATCCGCGACCCCGTGCTCGAGCGTCTGGGCCAGGCGCTGGCCGTCTCGCAGAGCAACGACGCCGCGCTCGGCAAGATGTTCACCGACAGCGTCAGCCTCGCGATCGTGTCGCATGTCGTCGGGCGTCATTTCGCCGGTGCTACGCGCCGTTCGCGCGAGGCCGCGCCGCTGCCGCAGTGGCGCATGAACCGCGTGATCGAATTCGTCGAGGCCCATCTCGCCGAACCCATCGGCCTTGCCGACATCGCGGCGAGCGCCGGCCTCACGCGCATGCATTTCGCTGCGCAATTCCGCCGCGCAACGGGCGTGCGCCCGCATGAGTATCTGCTGCGCCGGCGCGTCGAGCATGCGCAGCATCTGCTCGTGACATCGAAACACAACGTGATGGACGTCGCGCTGAGCTGCGGATTCCGCTCCCAGGCCCACTTCACGACCGTGTTCAAGAAGTTCGTCGGCGAAACGCCGCATCGCTGGAAAGAAAAGACCAGCGACGCGCGCTAA
- a CDS encoding cytochrome d ubiquinol oxidase subunit II, which yields MDSSTHSLLAYVWFGLLGLMLVFYVVTDGFDLGVGILSLLRTRREDRDVMVESIGHVWDANETWLVVLGGGLFGAFPVAYAQLMQDLYLPIMGLIAGLIMRGAAIEFRHSVEHGPLWDKVFGIGSLVAALAQGVVLGKIITGLVPGEMSQGFIVVAAIGVVAGYALLGATYLVKKTVGMIEQWSRRLALLSAALTVAAALLLTIATWFFSDVGLDRWSQPGVMHVLIALGLAAALAFAFIVASLYMGASRGPFRGAVTLFIVSFVGLAVSLFPDFVPGKLGIVQAASDSHTLAFMLAGIGLIFPVMIGYNLYQYYIFRGKVIGEAHAGE from the coding sequence ATGGATAGCTCTACACATTCGTTGCTGGCCTACGTGTGGTTCGGCCTGCTCGGCCTGATGCTGGTCTTCTACGTCGTGACGGACGGCTTCGATCTCGGCGTCGGCATTCTCAGCCTGCTGCGCACGCGGCGCGAAGATCGCGACGTGATGGTCGAGTCGATCGGCCACGTCTGGGACGCGAACGAAACCTGGCTCGTCGTGCTCGGCGGCGGACTGTTCGGCGCGTTTCCGGTTGCGTACGCGCAGCTGATGCAGGATCTCTATCTGCCCATCATGGGGCTGATCGCCGGGCTCATCATGCGCGGCGCGGCGATCGAGTTCCGCCACAGCGTCGAGCATGGTCCGCTGTGGGACAAGGTGTTCGGCATCGGCAGCCTCGTCGCCGCGCTCGCGCAAGGCGTCGTGCTCGGCAAGATCATCACGGGCCTTGTGCCCGGCGAGATGAGCCAGGGGTTCATCGTCGTGGCGGCGATCGGCGTGGTCGCGGGATACGCCCTGCTTGGCGCGACGTATCTGGTGAAGAAAACGGTGGGCATGATCGAGCAATGGTCGCGGCGTCTCGCGCTGCTGAGCGCGGCGCTGACCGTCGCAGCCGCGCTGCTGCTGACCATCGCGACATGGTTCTTCAGCGATGTCGGCCTCGACCGCTGGTCGCAGCCCGGTGTCATGCATGTGCTGATCGCGCTCGGCCTCGCGGCGGCGCTCGCCTTCGCGTTCATCGTGGCGTCGCTGTACATGGGCGCGTCGCGCGGGCCGTTTCGTGGCGCCGTGACGCTGTTCATCGTGTCGTTCGTCGGCCTTGCCGTCAGCCTGTTTCCGGACTTCGTGCCCGGCAAGCTGGGCATCGTGCAGGCCGCTTCCGATTCGCACACGCTCGCGTTCATGCTGGCCGGTATCGGGCTGATCTTCCCTGTGATGATCGGGTACAACCTGTACCAGTACTACATCTTCCGCGGCAAGGTCATTGGCGAAGCGCACGCGGGCGAGTGA
- a CDS encoding cytochrome ubiquinol oxidase subunit I, with translation MLDHVANLSRAQFAMTAIFHILWPILTISLSAFLFLVEALWIKTGDAMLYRQARFWSKLLVLNFAVGVVSGIPMEFQFGTNWAGFSQYSGQFIGNILGFEGAMAFMLEAGFVGVMLLGWGRVPRGVHLFATGMVALGSSISAFWIMVANSWMQTPAGYAVVDGKIEVTNYLAAIFNPDMVWGVSHMWVAAIETGMFVIAGISAYNLFRKRHPEFFARSFKIALAVLVIAAPLQIWLGDSSGVSVFETQPAKGAAIEGHWHTNAPGTGANWSLLAWPDKAAQRNDWSLEVPGMLSVLGTHSLHGQVKGLTDFKPEDQPPMLPLLYYAFRVMAGIGFCFMLLAFWTVYALRKARGSLDALLARRKLLLAWVLCIPLPYVAVEAGWIVREVGRQPWVVYGLLRTSQAASTVAPSSISLSMAMFFAFYVVLLVTFFVLARRWLRTGPDLTSVPPAIVTANAARAATTKSISGY, from the coding sequence ATGCTTGATCATGTTGCCAACCTGTCGCGCGCGCAGTTCGCGATGACGGCCATCTTCCATATTTTGTGGCCGATCCTGACCATCAGCCTGTCCGCCTTTCTGTTCCTCGTCGAAGCGCTGTGGATCAAGACGGGCGACGCGATGTTGTACCGTCAGGCGCGCTTCTGGAGCAAGCTGCTGGTGCTGAACTTCGCGGTCGGCGTGGTCAGCGGCATTCCGATGGAGTTTCAGTTCGGCACCAACTGGGCGGGCTTCTCGCAGTACAGCGGCCAGTTCATCGGCAACATTCTCGGCTTCGAAGGCGCGATGGCGTTCATGCTCGAAGCGGGTTTCGTCGGCGTGATGCTGCTCGGCTGGGGACGCGTGCCGCGCGGCGTACACCTGTTCGCAACGGGCATGGTCGCGCTCGGCTCCAGCATCTCCGCGTTCTGGATCATGGTCGCCAACTCGTGGATGCAGACGCCGGCCGGTTACGCCGTCGTCGACGGCAAGATCGAGGTGACCAACTATCTGGCCGCGATCTTCAATCCCGACATGGTGTGGGGCGTGTCGCACATGTGGGTCGCGGCAATCGAAACGGGCATGTTCGTGATCGCGGGCATCTCCGCGTACAACCTGTTCCGCAAGCGCCACCCCGAGTTCTTTGCGCGCTCGTTCAAGATCGCGCTCGCCGTGCTGGTGATCGCCGCGCCGCTGCAAATCTGGCTCGGCGATTCGAGCGGCGTGAGCGTGTTCGAAACGCAGCCCGCGAAGGGCGCGGCGATCGAAGGCCATTGGCACACCAATGCGCCCGGCACGGGCGCGAATTGGTCGCTGCTCGCGTGGCCCGACAAGGCGGCGCAGCGCAACGACTGGTCGCTGGAAGTCCCCGGCATGCTGAGCGTGCTCGGCACGCACTCGCTGCACGGCCAGGTGAAGGGCCTCACCGACTTCAAGCCCGAAGACCAGCCGCCAATGCTTCCCCTGCTCTACTACGCGTTCCGCGTGATGGCGGGCATCGGATTCTGCTTCATGCTGCTGGCGTTCTGGACCGTCTACGCGCTGCGCAAGGCGCGCGGCAGCCTCGATGCGCTGCTTGCGCGCCGCAAGCTGCTGCTCGCGTGGGTGTTGTGCATTCCGCTGCCGTATGTGGCCGTCGAAGCGGGCTGGATCGTGCGTGAAGTGGGACGTCAGCCGTGGGTCGTGTATGGGCTGCTGCGCACGAGCCAGGCGGCATCCACAGTCGCGCCCTCGTCGATCTCGCTGAGCATGGCGATGTTCTTCGCGTTCTATGTCGTGCTGCTCGTCACGTTCTTCGTCCTCGCGCGCCGCTGGCTGCGCACGGGCCCCGATCTGACCAGCGTGCCGCCCGCCATTGTCACAGCGAACGCCGCGCGCGCCGCGACGACGAAATCCATTTCCGGCTATTGA
- a CDS encoding alpha/beta fold hydrolase, whose protein sequence is MTNTIDLTRHTVTANGIRQHYVEAGEGAPVVLLHGFPETNHAWRHQIPVLAQHHRVIAPDLRGYGETDKPASGYDKRTMANDLRALLSELSIERVALVGHDRGARVATRFAKDHPEALDRLVVMDNVPTRIVAQAIDAKIARAYWFFLFHQVPDLPETLIAGKERAWLRHFFSDWCYDPNAISGEAFETYVRAYEAPGAVRGAMADYRANAVDVAQDKEDADVLIEAPTLALWGEAFYAVGQMFDMENVWKGMARDVVTHAIPRAGHLPHEEQPEIVNRILVDFLEGWKG, encoded by the coding sequence ATGACGAACACGATCGATCTCACGCGTCACACGGTCACTGCAAACGGCATTCGCCAGCACTATGTCGAAGCCGGCGAAGGCGCGCCCGTCGTGCTGCTGCACGGTTTTCCCGAAACGAATCATGCGTGGCGGCATCAGATTCCCGTGCTCGCGCAGCACCATCGCGTGATTGCGCCGGATCTGCGCGGCTACGGCGAAACTGACAAGCCCGCGAGCGGCTACGACAAGCGGACCATGGCGAACGACTTGCGCGCGTTATTGAGCGAACTGTCGATCGAACGCGTGGCGCTCGTCGGGCACGATCGCGGTGCGCGCGTGGCGACGCGCTTTGCGAAGGATCATCCCGAAGCGCTGGACCGTCTCGTCGTGATGGACAACGTGCCGACGCGCATCGTCGCGCAAGCGATCGACGCGAAGATCGCGCGCGCGTACTGGTTCTTCCTGTTCCACCAGGTGCCCGACCTGCCGGAGACGTTGATCGCAGGCAAGGAGCGCGCGTGGCTGCGGCATTTCTTCTCGGACTGGTGCTATGACCCGAACGCGATTTCGGGCGAGGCATTCGAGACCTATGTGCGCGCGTACGAAGCGCCCGGCGCGGTGCGTGGCGCGATGGCGGACTATCGCGCGAACGCCGTCGACGTTGCGCAGGACAAGGAAGATGCCGACGTGCTGATCGAAGCGCCGACGCTTGCGCTGTGGGGCGAGGCGTTCTATGCGGTGGGCCAGATGTTCGACATGGAGAACGTCTGGAAGGGCATGGCGCGCGATGTCGTGACGCACGCGATTCCGCGCGCCGGACATCTGCCGCATGAAGAGCAGCCGGAGATCGTCAACCGGATTCTGGTCGACTTTCTCGAAGGCTGGAAAGGTTGA
- a CDS encoding FdhF/YdeP family oxidoreductase: MGKKKVIRIYSDPAGGWGALKATGEALTLQGIPVSGAKTLLHMNQPQGFDCPGCAWPDPKHTSSFEFCENGAKAVAWEATVNRCTPEFFAAHSVSELTAWDDYDLEMVGRLTHPMVYDAITDRYAPISWDGAFALVGRHLNALDHPDQADFYTSGRASNEAAFLYQLFVREFGSNNFPDCSNMCHEATSFGLPQSIGVGKGTVLLEDFEHADAIFIFGQNPGTNSPRMMSDLHSASRRGAKIVSFNPFRERALERFASPQNPVEMATLGYTPISTFLYQVKVGGDVAVLKGMMKAIVEADDAALAADKPRILDIEFIEGHTHGIDALLDDLRATSWDAIERHSGLSRADIENAANIYMQAENAILVYGMGITQHHRGTENVQQIANLALLRGNVGREGAGICPVRGHSNVQGNRTVGITEKPNKGLIEGIERAFGFRPPSNHGNDVIATLEAMMRGDAKVFIGLGGNFAAAIPDWVRMQEAIRKLDLTVHIATKLNRSHLVHGKAALILPCLGRTEIDIQAGGPQSITVEDSMSMVHASAGRNEPASPHLMSEPAIVAGIARATLGEKSRVPWEQMVANYDHIRDAIEIVFPIFQAYNERIRVPGGFHLTSNARERVWDTPTGRANFLVFKGLDENPWHDDPDALWLTTMRSHDQYNTTLYSHSDRYRGVFGQRDVVFMNQHELQKRGLHPGERVDIVALSTDGIERVVHSFKVVEYSLPDGCCGAYYPEVNPLVPLYAFDPQSRTPSYKSVPVKIVRAAAVGPESATRAIVVQAAPQSEEASHA, translated from the coding sequence ATGGGAAAAAAGAAGGTGATCCGCATTTACAGCGACCCCGCAGGCGGTTGGGGCGCGCTCAAGGCAACGGGTGAAGCGCTGACGCTTCAGGGCATCCCCGTCTCCGGCGCGAAGACGCTGTTGCACATGAACCAGCCGCAAGGCTTCGACTGTCCGGGTTGCGCATGGCCCGACCCGAAACACACGTCGTCGTTCGAATTCTGCGAGAACGGCGCGAAGGCCGTCGCGTGGGAAGCGACCGTGAACCGCTGCACGCCGGAGTTCTTCGCCGCGCACAGCGTTTCCGAACTCACCGCATGGGACGACTATGACCTCGAAATGGTCGGCCGCCTCACGCATCCGATGGTCTATGACGCCATCACGGACCGCTATGCGCCCATCAGCTGGGACGGTGCGTTTGCGCTCGTGGGCCGCCATCTGAACGCGCTCGACCATCCCGATCAGGCCGATTTTTATACGTCCGGCCGCGCGTCGAACGAAGCGGCGTTTCTTTACCAGTTGTTCGTCCGCGAATTCGGCAGCAACAACTTTCCCGACTGCTCGAACATGTGCCACGAAGCGACGAGCTTCGGCTTGCCGCAATCGATCGGCGTCGGTAAAGGCACGGTGCTGCTCGAAGACTTCGAACACGCCGATGCGATCTTCATCTTCGGGCAGAACCCCGGCACCAACAGCCCGCGCATGATGAGCGACCTGCATTCGGCGTCGCGCCGCGGCGCGAAGATCGTGTCGTTCAATCCGTTCCGCGAACGCGCGCTGGAGCGCTTCGCGTCGCCGCAAAACCCCGTCGAAATGGCGACACTCGGCTACACGCCGATCAGCACGTTCCTGTATCAGGTCAAGGTAGGCGGCGACGTCGCCGTGCTCAAGGGGATGATGAAGGCTATCGTCGAAGCCGACGACGCCGCGCTCGCCGCCGACAAGCCACGCATCCTCGACATTGAATTCATCGAAGGCCATACGCACGGCATCGATGCGCTGCTTGACGATTTGCGCGCGACATCGTGGGATGCGATCGAACGGCATTCGGGTTTGTCGCGCGCCGATATCGAGAACGCGGCGAACATCTACATGCAGGCCGAGAATGCGATTCTCGTGTACGGCATGGGCATTACGCAACACCATCGCGGCACGGAGAACGTCCAGCAGATAGCAAATCTTGCGCTGCTGCGTGGCAACGTCGGCCGCGAGGGCGCGGGCATCTGCCCAGTGCGCGGACATTCGAACGTGCAAGGCAATCGCACGGTCGGCATTACGGAGAAGCCGAACAAGGGCTTGATTGAAGGCATCGAACGCGCCTTTGGGTTTCGCCCGCCGAGCAACCACGGCAACGACGTAATCGCAACGCTCGAAGCGATGATGCGCGGGGACGCGAAAGTGTTCATCGGGTTGGGCGGCAATTTTGCGGCTGCGATTCCCGACTGGGTCCGCATGCAGGAAGCGATCCGCAAGCTCGACCTGACCGTACACATCGCGACGAAGCTCAATCGCAGCCATCTCGTACATGGCAAGGCAGCGCTGATTCTGCCGTGCCTCGGCCGCACGGAGATCGACATTCAGGCGGGAGGTCCGCAGTCGATCACCGTCGAAGATTCGATGTCGATGGTGCATGCGTCCGCTGGCCGCAACGAGCCTGCGTCGCCGCATCTGATGAGCGAGCCGGCCATCGTCGCGGGCATTGCGCGCGCGACGCTCGGCGAGAAGTCGCGTGTGCCCTGGGAGCAGATGGTCGCGAACTACGACCATATTCGCGACGCGATCGAAATCGTGTTCCCGATTTTCCAGGCGTACAACGAGCGCATCCGTGTGCCGGGCGGCTTCCATCTTACGTCGAACGCGCGCGAACGCGTGTGGGACACGCCGACGGGCCGCGCGAATTTCCTCGTCTTCAAAGGCCTCGACGAAAACCCGTGGCACGACGATCCCGACGCGCTGTGGCTCACCACCATGCGCAGCCACGATCAGTACAACACCACGCTCTATTCGCATTCGGACCGCTATCGCGGCGTGTTCGGCCAGCGCGACGTCGTGTTCATGAATCAGCACGAACTGCAAAAGCGCGGGCTGCATCCGGGCGAGCGCGTCGATATCGTCGCGCTCTCGACGGATGGCATCGAACGCGTTGTCCACAGCTTCAAGGTGGTCGAGTATTCGCTGCCCGACGGATGCTGCGGCGCGTATTACCCCGAGGTGAATCCGCTCGTGCCGCTTTACGCGTTCGATCCGCAAAGCCGCACGCCGTCGTACAAATCGGTGCCCGTGAAGATCGTGCGCGCCGCCGCTGTCGGTCCCGAGTCCGCGACGCGCGCCATCGTCGTGCAAGCCGCGCCGCAATCCGAGGAGGCCAGCCATGCTTGA
- a CDS encoding DUF3331 domain-containing protein, with the protein MLANANVMDPWTQTIGLLGTTSRLMAVAEAAAQPRHKTRSTDEPVGAQVTLIDRPTPSTATIAWRDSTRGCFGDQVWRMARARMPGFCAMSGQAIRPGDAVYKPNPRPTPVNGDAMILASVLRDADTL; encoded by the coding sequence ATGCTGGCAAACGCAAACGTGATGGACCCATGGACCCAGACCATCGGTCTGCTAGGGACGACTTCGCGCCTGATGGCAGTCGCGGAAGCCGCAGCGCAGCCGCGTCACAAGACGCGCAGCACGGATGAGCCCGTGGGCGCGCAGGTGACGCTGATCGATCGCCCCACGCCTTCGACGGCCACCATCGCGTGGCGCGATTCGACACGCGGCTGTTTCGGCGATCAGGTCTGGCGCATGGCGCGCGCCCGCATGCCGGGCTTCTGCGCGATGAGCGGCCAGGCCATCCGCCCCGGCGACGCCGTGTACAAGCCGAATCCGCGGCCCACGCCCGTCAATGGCGATGCGATGATTCTGGCTTCCGTCCTGCGCGACGCCGACACGCTCTGA
- a CDS encoding LysR family transcriptional regulator produces the protein MDKILSMRIFSRVVESGSFSAVADHMNCSTGSVSRAVSSLEDHLHARLLQRTTRKVSLTEPGERYYQKCKKILADLEDAEAEAGDAHTSARGTLRIHCVTDLGLAQLTHSILEYRKRFPTVAVQLKFLPRMANLLEDEVDVSIVAAPTLPDSRNVCKLIGHCERVLVASPAFLQTHRIETAIDLDEHALTPMPFRVEPNGHPVKLSLVKPTGQSTGQEGAGQFAINDTEAIRIATLAGAGVAALPVHCVIDDIRNGRLLQLFPESRLQNTSVFAVYSSRHHIDAKIKTFIDFMTSHLREALDTRLLNEHQHQTFSRVARVMENA, from the coding sequence ATGGACAAGATCTTGAGCATGCGTATTTTCTCGCGCGTCGTCGAGTCGGGCAGCTTCAGCGCGGTGGCAGACCACATGAACTGCAGCACGGGCAGTGTGTCGCGCGCCGTGTCGTCGCTCGAAGACCATCTGCACGCGCGACTCCTGCAACGTACGACGCGCAAGGTTTCGCTGACGGAACCGGGCGAGCGCTACTACCAGAAGTGCAAGAAGATCCTCGCCGATCTGGAAGACGCCGAAGCCGAAGCGGGCGACGCGCATACCAGCGCGCGCGGCACGCTGCGGATTCACTGCGTGACGGATCTCGGCCTCGCGCAACTGACGCACTCCATTCTCGAGTATCGCAAGCGCTTTCCGACCGTTGCGGTGCAGTTGAAGTTTCTGCCGCGCATGGCGAATCTGCTCGAAGACGAAGTGGATGTGTCGATCGTCGCCGCGCCGACGCTGCCCGACTCGCGCAACGTCTGCAAGCTGATCGGCCACTGCGAGCGCGTGCTGGTCGCGTCCCCTGCCTTTCTTCAGACGCATCGGATCGAAACCGCGATCGATCTCGACGAGCACGCGCTGACGCCGATGCCGTTTCGTGTCGAGCCGAACGGCCATCCGGTGAAACTCAGCCTCGTGAAGCCGACGGGACAGTCGACAGGTCAGGAAGGCGCCGGCCAGTTCGCGATCAACGACACCGAGGCGATCCGCATTGCGACGCTGGCGGGCGCGGGCGTCGCGGCATTGCCGGTGCATTGCGTGATCGACGACATTCGCAATGGAAGGCTGCTTCAGTTATTCCCCGAATCGCGCCTTCAAAATACGAGCGTTTTCGCCGTTTATTCAAGCCGGCACCATATCGACGCGAAGATCAAGACCTTCATCGATTTTATGACGTCGCATCTGAGAGAGGCGCTCGACACCCGCCTTTTAAACGAGCACCAACATCAAACCTTCAGCCGTGTAGCGCGCGTAATGGAGAATGCATGA